One window of the Microtus ochrogaster isolate Prairie Vole_2 chromosome 10, MicOch1.0, whole genome shotgun sequence genome contains the following:
- the LOC102000252 gene encoding olfactory receptor 2G3-like isoform X1, translating into MQSFSLENHSSVAEFILLGFSRDFQVNIILFNVFFFLYLSTLVGNGLIVTLIYLDSHLHTPMYFFLSVLSMLDMSYVTTTVPQMLVHLVCQKKTISYSGCVAQMYIFLVLGITEGWLFSVMAYDRYVAICHPLRYKVIMRPWLCGAMVIFCGLWGISCSLVYTVFTMRLPYCGPNEINHFFCEVPAVLKLACADTSLNDRVDFILGFILLLVPLSFILASYVCIFATILRIRSAQGRLKAFSTCASHITVVTMFYGPAMIMYMRPGSWYDPERDKKLALFYNVISAFLNPIIYSLRNKDVKRAFLKVTGWGRTTE; encoded by the coding sequence ATGCAAAGTTTCTCCTTGGAGAACCACAGCTCCGTCGCAGAGTTCATCCTTCTGGGCTTCTCCAGGGACTTCCAAGTTAATATAATCCTCTTCaatgtcttctttttcctctacCTCTCGACACTTGTGGGCAATGGGCTCATTGTCACCTTGATCTACCTGGactcccacctccacacacccatgtatttcttcctcagCGTCCTTTCCATGCTGGATATGAGCTATGTCACCACCACAGTGCCGCAGATGCTGGTGCATCTTGTCTGCCAGAAGAAAACTATCTCCTATTCAGGGTGTGTGGCTCAGATGTACATCTTTCTGGTGTTGGGCATCACCGAGGGCTGGTTATTCTCCGTCATGGCCTATGACAGATATGTAGCCATTTGCCACCCACTCCGGTACAAAGTTATCATGAGGCCTTGGCTATGCGGAGCAATGGTGATCTTTTGTGGACTATGGGGCATCAGCTGTTCTCTTGTCTACACTGTCTTCACTATGAGACTGCCCTACTGTGGCCCCAATGAGATCAACCACTTCTTCTGTGAAGTCCCCGCTGTTCTGAAGCTTGCCTGTGCAGACACATCCCTCAATGACCGAGTAGACTTTATCCTGGGTTTCATCCTTCTCCTGGTACCTCTTTCTTTCATCCTGGCCTCTTATGTCTGCATCTTTGCCACCATTCTGAGAATTCGCTCAGCCCAAGGTCGACTGAAGGCCTTTTCCACCTGCGCCTCCCACATCACGGTGGTCACCATGTTCTATGGGCCGGCCATGATCATGTATATGAGGCCCGGCTCTTGGTATGACCCAGAGCGGGACAAGAAACTGGCTCTGTTCTACAATgtcatctctgccttcctcaaCCCTATAATCTACAGCCTGAGAAACAAAGATGTGAAGAGGGCTTTTCTCAAAGTGACAGGCTGGGGGCGAACCACTGAGTGA
- the LOC102000252 gene encoding olfactory receptor 2G3-like isoform X2 — translation MEKMNHSSVAEFILLGFSRDFQVNIILFNVFFFLYLSTLVGNGLIVTLIYLDSHLHTPMYFFLSVLSMLDMSYVTTTVPQMLVHLVCQKKTISYSGCVAQMYIFLVLGITEGWLFSVMAYDRYVAICHPLRYKVIMRPWLCGAMVIFCGLWGISCSLVYTVFTMRLPYCGPNEINHFFCEVPAVLKLACADTSLNDRVDFILGFILLLVPLSFILASYVCIFATILRIRSAQGRLKAFSTCASHITVVTMFYGPAMIMYMRPGSWYDPERDKKLALFYNVISAFLNPIIYSLRNKDVKRAFLKVTGWGRTTE, via the exons ATGGAAAAGATG AACCACAGCTCCGTCGCAGAGTTCATCCTTCTGGGCTTCTCCAGGGACTTCCAAGTTAATATAATCCTCTTCaatgtcttctttttcctctacCTCTCGACACTTGTGGGCAATGGGCTCATTGTCACCTTGATCTACCTGGactcccacctccacacacccatgtatttcttcctcagCGTCCTTTCCATGCTGGATATGAGCTATGTCACCACCACAGTGCCGCAGATGCTGGTGCATCTTGTCTGCCAGAAGAAAACTATCTCCTATTCAGGGTGTGTGGCTCAGATGTACATCTTTCTGGTGTTGGGCATCACCGAGGGCTGGTTATTCTCCGTCATGGCCTATGACAGATATGTAGCCATTTGCCACCCACTCCGGTACAAAGTTATCATGAGGCCTTGGCTATGCGGAGCAATGGTGATCTTTTGTGGACTATGGGGCATCAGCTGTTCTCTTGTCTACACTGTCTTCACTATGAGACTGCCCTACTGTGGCCCCAATGAGATCAACCACTTCTTCTGTGAAGTCCCCGCTGTTCTGAAGCTTGCCTGTGCAGACACATCCCTCAATGACCGAGTAGACTTTATCCTGGGTTTCATCCTTCTCCTGGTACCTCTTTCTTTCATCCTGGCCTCTTATGTCTGCATCTTTGCCACCATTCTGAGAATTCGCTCAGCCCAAGGTCGACTGAAGGCCTTTTCCACCTGCGCCTCCCACATCACGGTGGTCACCATGTTCTATGGGCCGGCCATGATCATGTATATGAGGCCCGGCTCTTGGTATGACCCAGAGCGGGACAAGAAACTGGCTCTGTTCTACAATgtcatctctgccttcctcaaCCCTATAATCTACAGCCTGAGAAACAAAGATGTGAAGAGGGCTTTTCTCAAAGTGACAGGCTGGGGGCGAACCACTGAGTGA
- the LOC102000520 gene encoding olfactory receptor 2B6-like gives MHSRGWKNHSSVTEFILLGFSRNPRTNWILFFLFLFLYLFTVLGNGLIVTLIRIDTRLHTPMYFFLSILSLLDLSYATTTVPQMLAHLVSKNKTISYTGCVIQMYIFLTLGITETWIFAAMAYDRYVAICYPLHYGVKMSQTLCITLVASSALCGLICALVYTVFAMNLPYCGPNEINHFFCEIPAVLKLACADTSLNDQVDFILGFILLLIPLSLILASYVRIFIAILRIRSTQGRRKAFSTCVSHITVVTMFCIPCMVMYMRPGSEASPDDDKKLALFYNVISAFLNPIIYSLRNKDVKKAFLKLIGRGENAQ, from the coding sequence ATGCACAGTAGAGGCTGGAAGAATCACAGCTCTGTAACTGAATTTATCCTCCTGGGCTTCTCCAGAAACCCCAGGACTAATTggatccttttcttcctcttcctcttcctctacttATTTACAGTCCTGGGCAATGGGCTCATTGTTACCCTGATTAGGATAGACACACgtctccacacacccatgtacttcttcctcagcatcCTCTCCCTGCTGGACCTCAGCTACGCTACCACAACAGTTCCCCAGATGTTGGCTCATCTAGTAAGCAAGAACAAGACCATCTCTTACACTGGGTGTGTGATCCAGATGTACATTTTCTTGACATTAGGCATCACTGAGACCTGGATTTTTGCAGCTATGGCCTATGACAGATATGTTGCTATATGTTATCCACTCCATTATGGAGTCAAGATGAGCCAGACCCTATGCATAACCCTGGtggccagctctgccctctgtggTCTCATCTGTGCTCTTGTCTACACAGTCTTTGCAATGAATCTTCCCTACTGTGGCCCCAATGAGATCAACCACTTCTTTTGTGAAATTCCTGCTGTATTGAAGTTGGCCTGTGCGGACACATCTCTCAATGACCAAGTGGATTTCATCCTGGGTTTCATCTTGCTTCTTATCCCATTATCCCTCATCCTGGCCTCATATGTCCGTATCTTCATAGCCATTCTAAGGATACGTTCCACCCAAGGGCGGAGGAAGGCCTTCTCCACCTGTGTTTCACACATCACTGTGGTCACCATGTTCTGCATTCCATGCATGGTCATGTACATGCGACCTGGCTCGGAAGCCTCCCCAGACGATGACAAGAAGTTGGCCTTGTTCTATAATGTCATTTCTGCCTTTCTTAACCCCATTATTTACAGCCTCCGGAACAAGGATGTGAAGAAGGCTTTTCTCAAGTTAATTGGAAGGGGCGAGAACGCTCAGTAG